The Acidimicrobiales bacterium nucleotide sequence TACGAGGCTCCGTCGCGCGTCGCGCGTCGCGCGTCGTGGCACGATCGCGCGATGGACGACGAACCCGAGGTGCGGCTCGTCAGGTGGGCCGGTCCGTGGAGCGAGACCGACCCCGACGCCAACCTGAAGGCGGACATCGCCTTGTACAGCAACGTCGACCCGCTGGCCACGGTGGGCAACCTGGCCGCCTCCGTCGACGTCCCGGTCGGCGCCGTCGTGCGCTACGTGCTGGCCCGCTGGGCGTCGGCCGGTTCGGAGGGCCTCCTTGCCGCCGGGCCGTCCGTCGTCAATCGCATGTGGGCGACCTGCGCGGAGGCCGAGGCGGCCGGCGACGACGAGGCCCGGTTGGCGGCCTACGCCGAGCTGCGGCAGATGGTGGCCTGGTTGCGCGTGCCGCTGGAGGGCGAGGCGGGCTATGGGGTGTG carries:
- a CDS encoding DUF6027 family protein; translation: MDDEPEVRLVRWAGPWSETDPDANLKADIALYSNVDPLATVGNLAASVDVPVGAVVRYVLARWASAGSEGLLAAGPSVVNRMWATCAEAEAAGDDEARLAAYAELRQMVAWLRVPLEGEAGYGV